A stretch of DNA from Micromonospora sp. NBC_01813:
GCGGCGCGGGCCACCTCCCGGTGCGGAACAGGGGTTTGGTTGTCACCGGCGCCCCGGGCGGGGCGGTGGTGGGTAAACCGGTGGTGGCCGCCGCGAAGGCGGAGCGTCGGTCAGCTGGGCGCGGGACGCCGCCGAGCAAGCTGGTGCGTGGGCGTGCGCCCCTACCGGGGCGGCGTGTGCATGGCCAGAACGCCGAGTTCGGCGAGTGGGGCGGCGAGGGTGCGTGCCTGGTCGATGGCGGTCTGCCGCTGGTCGTGCAGGGTCAGCGAGATCGTGGCCAGTGCGGTGGTGAACAGCTGGGTGTCGTCGGTGAGGCCGCCGTGGCCGTGGGCGGTGTCGAGGATGTCGTTGAGGTCCTGCTGGTGTGCGCGGATCAGGGAGTCGGCGTGGGCGGCGGTCGCGGCGGCGGTGATGAGGGCGGCGACGGGCGGGGTGTGCAGGTGTCGGTGGAGTGCGGTCCAGTTGACGGTGGCGCCGATCTCGGCGGCGAGGTCGTCGACTGCCTGGGTGATTCCGTTCATGGCTGGTGGGGGCGGCCGAGCAGGGGTTGGACCCAGGTGGGGTATTCGTAGCCGTCGTCCCAGGGGAACCGGCCGTGCCGGTTGGGCCAGACGATCTGCTGCAGGCGGACGCGGGTGCGGCCGTAGAGGGCGAAGGCGGTGCCGGGGTGCAGGGCGTCGGTGGCGGGGCCGTCGACGATGACCGTGTCGTAGCCGGCGATCAGGCCGCTGATGTGTTGGCCGTGGGTGAACCGTTCGGCGCGGTCGTAGACCCTCCCGGCGGCCGTGTTCAGGATTGCGTGGGCGATGTGGGGGTCGAGACCGGCGATGACGAGCTCCGGATAGCCGTGGCGGGTGAGGCCGACGGTGTAGGCGAACGGGCTGCTGTCGTCGTCGTTGTCGGGGAGGACGGCAGTCACGGCCCAGCCGAACACGTCGATCTGCTGCTGTTGGTTGCGCAGGATAGGGTCGAGGGACGGCATCGCAGTGCTCCTTTCATCTGGTGGTCTGCTGCAGAGGATGGAGACGGTGTCGCCGGGCAGGGGCGGGGTCCGTCGGGTCCGTTGATGTGCTGGTGGATCCGGATGCGGTACCGGCGGCCGTATGCGTCGTGGAGGTGATGTCAGTGGCCTTTGTCGAGGAACGGACCCGGTAGCGCCATGTCGGTTCGCCGGTGGGCGGCGGGTGTTCGTCGGGCAGCATGACGACGCGGGCGTGGTGGTTGCCTTGGCACGGTTTAGAGGACGTCTGATTCACGTATTTTGTCGGTTATGCGGGTTTAGCCGTATCGCCAGGTTGGGGTGGTTTCGGTGGTGAGTCGTTTGGCGAGGTTGTCGATCATCGCGATGGTGATCATGCTGGCGGAGTTGTCGGGTCGGGCTTCGTAGTCGCGTACGAGTCGGCGGTGGTGCATGAGCCAGCCGAGGGTGCGTTCGACGACCCATCGGCGTTTGACGACGCTGAAGCCCTTGGTCTGTGGGTCCTTGGTGACGATCTCGACGTCGACGCCGAGTGCGGCGCCGTGTTCGACGACGCGGTTCTTGAAGCCGGCGTCGGCCCAGGTTTTGGTCAGGGTGGGGTAGGCGGTGGTGGCCTGGTCGAGCAGGTCCATGCCGATGGCGTTGTCGCTGGCGCTGGCCGCGGTGACGATGACGGCGAGGAGCAGTCCGAGGGTGTCGGTGATGATGCCGCGTTTGCGGCCTACGATCTTCTTTCCGGCGTCGGTGCCCTGTGTGGATAGTGGGACGTTGGTGGAGGTCTTCACGCTCTGGCTGTCCATGATGGATGCAGTGGGTTGGATGGTGCGGCCGTGGTGGTCGCGGACGAGGCCGGTGAGGTGGTAGTTGAGTTCGGTGAAGATGCCTTCCTTGCTCCAGGCGGCGAAGTAGCCGTAGACGGTGCGGTGGGGCGGGAAGTCGTGGGGCAGGTAGCGCCAGGCGATGCCGGTGCGGTTGACGTAGAGGATGGCGTTGAAGATGTCGCGCAGGTCGTGGGTGGGGGTGCGGCCGCTGACGCCGGCGTCGGTGCGGGCCTGCCGCCAGGCGGTCAGGCGGGGTGCGATCAGGGCCCAGCGGGCGTCGGACAGGTCGGACGGATAGGCTCGCCGTTCGGTCATTCGGTAGGCGTACGGCGTCCGGGCGACGGCTCGGCGGACGTAATGTCCGTCGATGTGGGGATCAAAGTGAATCAGACACGATCCCGGGGTGAAATGCGGCGAAGCCGGGCGGGTCTGTGGCTGCCGGTATGCTGTCTTTCTGGGTCGGTTCGGGCATTCTGAGCTGCTGGGGCCGGAAGGTGAATCGGCCGCTACTGGCGCGAAGATGAAGCAAACGTCCAGTTAGGCGGTGTCTGGCAGTGCGGCCGAGGGGTGGGCGTTGGCCGGGGTGCGATGGGGACACGCGGGAAGGTCTGGCGTGTATGTGCTGGCCGGGAGGGCACGGCGGTTATGGTCTCGGTGGTTCATTGGCTGTGTCGGCCTGTGCGGATTCCGGTTGCTCGCCTGGCGGGTCGACTTCGATGAATCCCCATAGTCGGCCGATGACTTGCAGTGCTTGGCTGGTGTAGCCGTCGGCGAAGCCGCGGCAGATCGCGGGTTGCGCGTTTGGGTAGAGATAGTGCGGCAGGGTGGAGTGGCAGACGATGTAGGTTCCCGCAGCGAGTGTCTCGGCGAGCAGCTCCCGTAGCCGGCCCTCCTGTAGATGCATCGGGTTGCCGGGCTTGAAGATGCAGGTGGCGCATTGCCGCGACAGCAGGCGGCTTTTGCCGAGTACGGGGTCGCCGACGCTGGCGCCGGGCACGACCGGGCCGCCGCGCTCAGGTGTGTCGTCGATCGTGCGCCGTCGCTGTGCGGCGGGTCGGGCGGGATTCTCGTAGTCGGCCGAGGTCGGGCGGTGGCATGACTTGCAGTAGAAGGTGGTGTCGTCGCAGGAGGTCGCCGCGCCACAGCAGTGGGTCATTCGCACCGGTCCCAGGACATCGTCGATGCGGTAGGGGTAGCCGTCAGCGTCGATCGGGTACGGCTGGATGATCTGCGTGGTGCTGCTCGCGCGTGGGCCCTGCGGGCAGGTGAGGTTGTCGGTGTCGTAGACGGTGGCGTGCTGGTAGTCCTCCCACCGTCCGGTGGTGGCGTTCCAGTAGCGCAGGGCGGGCAGACGGTCGTCGGGGTGGTGTGGGGTGGTGGCCTGGATGATGTGGGCGGTCACGTCGTTTCCTTGGGGTAGGCGGGGCCTGCTGGGGCGAGTGGCAGGCGGGACGTGCGTCAGTCGCGGCGGCTGGTGTGCCGTTGGCGGTGCGCTCGTCGTCGGCGTGGGTTGGCTGGGCGGGTGGGTTGACCCGTCGGGCAGCCCGCTGGGAGCGGGCGCAGTCGTCGGTGTGCCGGCTGGCTTCAAGCCGCGTGCCGCTGCACCTGCCGGCTCGGCGGCAGTTCCTGCTAGGCGTCGGGCAGGTCACTGGCCTGGTGGTCATCCTCGTCGGCGGCGACAGGGCCCAGGGTGATTCTGTTGCGCCAGTGCCGGACCGTGC
This window harbors:
- a CDS encoding DUF4262 domain-containing protein, whose amino-acid sequence is MPSLDPILRNQQQQIDVFGWAVTAVLPDNDDDSSPFAYTVGLTRHGYPELVIAGLDPHIAHAILNTAAGRVYDRAERFTHGQHISGLIAGYDTVIVDGPATDALHPGTAFALYGRTRVRLQQIVWPNRHGRFPWDDGYEYPTWVQPLLGRPHQP
- a CDS encoding IS5 family transposase, whose product is MTERRAYPSDLSDARWALIAPRLTAWRQARTDAGVSGRTPTHDLRDIFNAILYVNRTGIAWRYLPHDFPPHRTVYGYFAAWSKEGIFTELNYHLTGLVRDHHGRTIQPTASIMDSQSVKTSTNVPLSTQGTDAGKKIVGRKRGIITDTLGLLLAVIVTAASASDNAIGMDLLDQATTAYPTLTKTWADAGFKNRVVEHGAALGVDVEIVTKDPQTKGFSVVKRRWVVERTLGWLMHHRRLVRDYEARPDNSASMITIAMIDNLAKRLTTETTPTWRYG